The following coding sequences are from one Canis lupus baileyi chromosome 19, mCanLup2.hap1, whole genome shotgun sequence window:
- the ASB14 gene encoding ankyrin repeat and SOCS box protein 14 isoform X2 — MKTQMRTLIPSSSSSGVYRTFTGRGLHSRRLQMRGKEDALSHLTKYHSAFDEADGMGWLPLHKAAVQLNKNILEITLKASKPSVWEQTTHNGETPLFLAVSTCLLENASFLLLNGCNPNAKNSEGNSLLLTAVLRDSYEMAALLIGYGADVNLRCTNERTALHEAARLGRQDIVKLILVSGAYPDPQSSYGFTPLALAAQSGHTEIMEMLLQKGANALAQASDSSSILLEAASGGNPDSVALLLEHGADANVPKNSGHLPIHVAADRGHLLALKLLVPVTDLAAIKQSGISPVHCAAAGAHPECLELLIQAGFDVNFMLDQRIRKHYDDHRKSALYFAVSNGDLSSVKLLLSAGALPNQDPVNCLQIALRMGNYELVSLLLRHGANVNYFCRVNPLHFPSALQYTLKDEVMLRMLLNYGYDTERCFDCPHGDKVHPCYTFEGWTSTVIKDTMFCEVITLSWLQHLSGKVVRVMLDYVDQVQICSKLKAVLQKQGLWSEIHFILTNPRPLRHLCRLKIRRCMGRLRLRCPVFMSFLPLPNCLKAYVLYKEYDLYGQGIFTGTW; from the exons ATGAAGACACAGATGAGGACTTTGATACCCAGCTCATCATCCAGTGGAGTTTACAGGACGTTCACCGGCCGGGGACTACACAGCAGGCGCCTGCAGATGAGAG GTAAGGAAGATGCATTGTCACACTTGACCAAGTACCATTCTGCTTTTGATGAAGCAGATGGGATGGGCTGGCTTCCTCTGCATAAGGCTGCGGTGCAATTAAACaagaacattttggaaataaCCCTGAAAG CTTCAAAACCCAGCGTGTGGGAGCAAACCACCCACAATGGTGAAACACCACTTTTTTTGGCTGTCAGCACTTGCCTCTTAGAAAATGCCAGTTTTCTTCTTCTCAATGGCTGCAATCCGAATGCCAAGAATTCTGAAGGCAATTCTCTTCTTCTTACAG CTGTTCTCCGTGACTCCTATGAGATGGCTGCCTTGCTAATTGGCTATGGGGCAGATGTCAATCTGCGGTGTACCAACGAGAGGACAGCTCTCCATGAAGCAGCCAGACTGGGCAGGCAGGACATAGTGAAGCTGATATTGGTTTCTGGGGCATACCCTGACCCACAGAGCTCCTATGGATTCACTCCTCTTGCTCTTGCTGCCCAGAGTGGACACACTGAAATCATGGAGATGTTACTGCAGAAAG GAGCTAATGCTCTTGCTCAGGCCTCTGACTCCTCGTCCATCTTACTTGAAGCCGCTAGTGGAGGAAATCCAGACTCTGTGGCCCTTTTGCTAGAGCATGGAGCTGATGCCAACGTCCCTAAGAATTCAGGCCACCTGCCCATTCATGTGGCAGCTGACAGAGGCCACCTGTT AGCCCTAAAGCTTTTGGTTCCAGTCACGGATCTTGCCGCCATTAAGCAGAGCGGGATCAGTCCTGTGCACTGTGCGGCAGCAGGAGCGCATCCTGAATGCCTGGAGCTCCTCATCCAGGCGGGATTCGATGTGAACTTCATGCTAGACCAGAGAATCCGCAAACACTATGACGACCACAGGAAGTCAGCGTTGTATTTTGCAGTGTCAAACGGTGACCTCTCTTCAGTGAAGCTGCTTCTAAGTGCTGGAGCTCTGCCTAACCAAGACCCTGTTAACTGCCTCCAGATAGCCCTGAGGATGGGCAACTATGAGCTGGTGAGTCTGCTGCTACGGCACGGAGCCAACGTCAATTATTTCTGCAGAGTCAACCCTTTACATTTCCCGTCAGCCCTGCAGTACACGCTGAAAGATGAAGTCATGCTCAGGATGCTACTGAATTATGGGTATGACACAGAGCGATGCTTTGATTGTCCTCACGGAGACAAAGTTCATCCTTGCTATACCTTTGAAGGCTGGACATCTACAGTCATCAAAGATACCATG TTCTGTGAAGTAATAACATTGTCGTGGCTGCAACATCTCTCTGGGAAGGTTGTTCGAGTGATGCTTGATTACGTTGATCAAGTTCAAATCTGTTCAAAGTTGAAAGCTGTGCTCCAAAAACAGGGGCTGTGGTCAGAAATCCATTTTATCTTGA CAAACCCTCGACCCCTCAGACATCTGTGTCGCCTGAAGATCCGGCGGTGTATGGGGCGCTTACGTCTGCGCTGCCCGGTCTTCATGTCCTTCCTTCCATTACCAAACTGTCTCAAAGCATATGTCCTTTACAAAGAATACGACCTTTATGGACAAGGAATTTTCACAGGAACCTGGTAG
- the ASB14 gene encoding ankyrin repeat and SOCS box protein 14 isoform X3 codes for MGWLPLHKAAVQLNKNILEITLKASKPSVWEQTTHNGETPLFLAVSTCLLENASFLLLNGCNPNAKNSEGNSLLLTAVLRDSYEMAALLIGYGADVNLRCTNERTALHEAARLGRQDIVKLILVSGAYPDPQSSYGFTPLALAAQSGHTEIMEMLLQKGANALAQASDSSSILLEAASGGNPDSVALLLEHGADANVPKNSGHLPIHVAADRGHLLALKLLVPVTDLAAIKQSGISPVHCAAAGAHPECLELLIQAGFDVNFMLDQRIRKHYDDHRKSALYFAVSNGDLSSVKLLLSAGALPNQDPVNCLQIALRMGNYELVSLLLRHGANVNYFCRVNPLHFPSALQYTLKDEVMLRMLLNYGYDTERCFDCPHGDKVHPCYTFEGWTSTVIKDTMFCEVITLSWLQHLSGKVVRVMLDYVDQVQICSKLKAVLQKQGLWSEIHFILTNPRPLRHLCRLKIRRCMGRLRLRCPVFMSFLPLPNCLKAYVLYKEYDLYGQGIFTGTW; via the exons ATGGGCTGGCTTCCTCTGCATAAGGCTGCGGTGCAATTAAACaagaacattttggaaataaCCCTGAAAG CTTCAAAACCCAGCGTGTGGGAGCAAACCACCCACAATGGTGAAACACCACTTTTTTTGGCTGTCAGCACTTGCCTCTTAGAAAATGCCAGTTTTCTTCTTCTCAATGGCTGCAATCCGAATGCCAAGAATTCTGAAGGCAATTCTCTTCTTCTTACAG CTGTTCTCCGTGACTCCTATGAGATGGCTGCCTTGCTAATTGGCTATGGGGCAGATGTCAATCTGCGGTGTACCAACGAGAGGACAGCTCTCCATGAAGCAGCCAGACTGGGCAGGCAGGACATAGTGAAGCTGATATTGGTTTCTGGGGCATACCCTGACCCACAGAGCTCCTATGGATTCACTCCTCTTGCTCTTGCTGCCCAGAGTGGACACACTGAAATCATGGAGATGTTACTGCAGAAAG GAGCTAATGCTCTTGCTCAGGCCTCTGACTCCTCGTCCATCTTACTTGAAGCCGCTAGTGGAGGAAATCCAGACTCTGTGGCCCTTTTGCTAGAGCATGGAGCTGATGCCAACGTCCCTAAGAATTCAGGCCACCTGCCCATTCATGTGGCAGCTGACAGAGGCCACCTGTT AGCCCTAAAGCTTTTGGTTCCAGTCACGGATCTTGCCGCCATTAAGCAGAGCGGGATCAGTCCTGTGCACTGTGCGGCAGCAGGAGCGCATCCTGAATGCCTGGAGCTCCTCATCCAGGCGGGATTCGATGTGAACTTCATGCTAGACCAGAGAATCCGCAAACACTATGACGACCACAGGAAGTCAGCGTTGTATTTTGCAGTGTCAAACGGTGACCTCTCTTCAGTGAAGCTGCTTCTAAGTGCTGGAGCTCTGCCTAACCAAGACCCTGTTAACTGCCTCCAGATAGCCCTGAGGATGGGCAACTATGAGCTGGTGAGTCTGCTGCTACGGCACGGAGCCAACGTCAATTATTTCTGCAGAGTCAACCCTTTACATTTCCCGTCAGCCCTGCAGTACACGCTGAAAGATGAAGTCATGCTCAGGATGCTACTGAATTATGGGTATGACACAGAGCGATGCTTTGATTGTCCTCACGGAGACAAAGTTCATCCTTGCTATACCTTTGAAGGCTGGACATCTACAGTCATCAAAGATACCATG TTCTGTGAAGTAATAACATTGTCGTGGCTGCAACATCTCTCTGGGAAGGTTGTTCGAGTGATGCTTGATTACGTTGATCAAGTTCAAATCTGTTCAAAGTTGAAAGCTGTGCTCCAAAAACAGGGGCTGTGGTCAGAAATCCATTTTATCTTGA CAAACCCTCGACCCCTCAGACATCTGTGTCGCCTGAAGATCCGGCGGTGTATGGGGCGCTTACGTCTGCGCTGCCCGGTCTTCATGTCCTTCCTTCCATTACCAAACTGTCTCAAAGCATATGTCCTTTACAAAGAATACGACCTTTATGGACAAGGAATTTTCACAGGAACCTGGTAG
- the ASB14 gene encoding ankyrin repeat and SOCS box protein 14 isoform X1, whose protein sequence is MDNYTSDEDTDEDFDTQLIIQWSLQDVHRPGTTQQAPADESFHHFLRAEYKKIIETIETGKEDALSHLTKYHSAFDEADGMGWLPLHKAAVQLNKNILEITLKASKPSVWEQTTHNGETPLFLAVSTCLLENASFLLLNGCNPNAKNSEGNSLLLTAVLRDSYEMAALLIGYGADVNLRCTNERTALHEAARLGRQDIVKLILVSGAYPDPQSSYGFTPLALAAQSGHTEIMEMLLQKGANALAQASDSSSILLEAASGGNPDSVALLLEHGADANVPKNSGHLPIHVAADRGHLLALKLLVPVTDLAAIKQSGISPVHCAAAGAHPECLELLIQAGFDVNFMLDQRIRKHYDDHRKSALYFAVSNGDLSSVKLLLSAGALPNQDPVNCLQIALRMGNYELVSLLLRHGANVNYFCRVNPLHFPSALQYTLKDEVMLRMLLNYGYDTERCFDCPHGDKVHPCYTFEGWTSTVIKDTMFCEVITLSWLQHLSGKVVRVMLDYVDQVQICSKLKAVLQKQGLWSEIHFILTNPRPLRHLCRLKIRRCMGRLRLRCPVFMSFLPLPNCLKAYVLYKEYDLYGQGIFTGTW, encoded by the exons ATGGATAATTATACCAGTGATGAAGACACAGATGAGGACTTTGATACCCAGCTCATCATCCAGTGGAGTTTACAGGACGTTCACCGGCCGGGGACTACACAGCAGGCGCCTGCAGATGAGAG CTTCCATCACTTTTTGAGAGCTGAGTACAAGAAGATAATTGAAACAATAGAGAC AGGTAAGGAAGATGCATTGTCACACTTGACCAAGTACCATTCTGCTTTTGATGAAGCAGATGGGATGGGCTGGCTTCCTCTGCATAAGGCTGCGGTGCAATTAAACaagaacattttggaaataaCCCTGAAAG CTTCAAAACCCAGCGTGTGGGAGCAAACCACCCACAATGGTGAAACACCACTTTTTTTGGCTGTCAGCACTTGCCTCTTAGAAAATGCCAGTTTTCTTCTTCTCAATGGCTGCAATCCGAATGCCAAGAATTCTGAAGGCAATTCTCTTCTTCTTACAG CTGTTCTCCGTGACTCCTATGAGATGGCTGCCTTGCTAATTGGCTATGGGGCAGATGTCAATCTGCGGTGTACCAACGAGAGGACAGCTCTCCATGAAGCAGCCAGACTGGGCAGGCAGGACATAGTGAAGCTGATATTGGTTTCTGGGGCATACCCTGACCCACAGAGCTCCTATGGATTCACTCCTCTTGCTCTTGCTGCCCAGAGTGGACACACTGAAATCATGGAGATGTTACTGCAGAAAG GAGCTAATGCTCTTGCTCAGGCCTCTGACTCCTCGTCCATCTTACTTGAAGCCGCTAGTGGAGGAAATCCAGACTCTGTGGCCCTTTTGCTAGAGCATGGAGCTGATGCCAACGTCCCTAAGAATTCAGGCCACCTGCCCATTCATGTGGCAGCTGACAGAGGCCACCTGTT AGCCCTAAAGCTTTTGGTTCCAGTCACGGATCTTGCCGCCATTAAGCAGAGCGGGATCAGTCCTGTGCACTGTGCGGCAGCAGGAGCGCATCCTGAATGCCTGGAGCTCCTCATCCAGGCGGGATTCGATGTGAACTTCATGCTAGACCAGAGAATCCGCAAACACTATGACGACCACAGGAAGTCAGCGTTGTATTTTGCAGTGTCAAACGGTGACCTCTCTTCAGTGAAGCTGCTTCTAAGTGCTGGAGCTCTGCCTAACCAAGACCCTGTTAACTGCCTCCAGATAGCCCTGAGGATGGGCAACTATGAGCTGGTGAGTCTGCTGCTACGGCACGGAGCCAACGTCAATTATTTCTGCAGAGTCAACCCTTTACATTTCCCGTCAGCCCTGCAGTACACGCTGAAAGATGAAGTCATGCTCAGGATGCTACTGAATTATGGGTATGACACAGAGCGATGCTTTGATTGTCCTCACGGAGACAAAGTTCATCCTTGCTATACCTTTGAAGGCTGGACATCTACAGTCATCAAAGATACCATG TTCTGTGAAGTAATAACATTGTCGTGGCTGCAACATCTCTCTGGGAAGGTTGTTCGAGTGATGCTTGATTACGTTGATCAAGTTCAAATCTGTTCAAAGTTGAAAGCTGTGCTCCAAAAACAGGGGCTGTGGTCAGAAATCCATTTTATCTTGA CAAACCCTCGACCCCTCAGACATCTGTGTCGCCTGAAGATCCGGCGGTGTATGGGGCGCTTACGTCTGCGCTGCCCGGTCTTCATGTCCTTCCTTCCATTACCAAACTGTCTCAAAGCATATGTCCTTTACAAAGAATACGACCTTTATGGACAAGGAATTTTCACAGGAACCTGGTAG